A region from the Pseudonocardia petroleophila genome encodes:
- a CDS encoding glycosyltransferase family 4 protein: protein MSAPRTVLIVMPSLSSGGAERHGVWIASAVDPARWTPHVLAFGDGPLRAELDAAGIAVEVVALPGGRAKLPAAAAAVRATVGRVRPALVTGHQILVEVAVRLALRGRPLPYLAWKHTYGHIGHRGLRERLFERATGGAVTRYGAVCHTQVRYLTDELHLPADRISVVPNAVPVPTGPAPLPGGPPTVLMAAAMRADKDHALVLDAWPAVLARHPGARLLLAGDGPCRAALQARASGLPGVEFLGVRSDVDALLRRSHLLVLASYAVECFPYAVLEAMAAGRGVVSTDVGGLPELVDDGVTGRLVPPHDPRALAAALADGLDEPAPWGAAGFERVRRVFPLDAWAERVADLLDEVAGPLPVPAPTDLRSSSS from the coding sequence GTGAGCGCGCCGCGCACCGTGCTCATCGTCATGCCGTCGCTGTCCAGCGGCGGCGCCGAGCGGCACGGGGTCTGGATCGCCTCGGCCGTGGACCCGGCCCGGTGGACGCCGCACGTGCTCGCGTTCGGCGACGGCCCGCTGCGCGCCGAGCTCGACGCGGCGGGCATCGCCGTCGAGGTCGTGGCCCTGCCCGGCGGGCGCGCGAAGCTGCCCGCCGCGGCGGCCGCCGTCCGCGCGACGGTCGGCCGGGTCCGTCCCGCGCTGGTCACCGGGCACCAGATCCTCGTCGAGGTGGCGGTCCGGCTCGCGCTGCGCGGCCGGCCGCTGCCCTACCTCGCCTGGAAGCACACCTACGGCCACATCGGCCACCGCGGCCTGCGGGAGCGCCTGTTCGAGCGCGCCACCGGCGGCGCGGTCACCCGCTACGGCGCGGTCTGCCACACCCAGGTCCGCTACCTCACCGACGAGCTGCACCTGCCGGCCGACCGCATCTCCGTCGTGCCCAACGCCGTCCCGGTGCCGACCGGGCCCGCACCGCTGCCCGGCGGGCCGCCGACGGTGCTGATGGCCGCCGCGATGCGCGCCGACAAGGACCACGCCCTCGTCCTCGACGCCTGGCCCGCCGTGCTCGCCCGGCACCCCGGCGCCCGGCTGCTGCTGGCCGGTGACGGGCCGTGCCGCGCGGCGCTGCAGGCCCGGGCGTCGGGGCTCCCGGGCGTCGAGTTCCTGGGCGTGCGCTCCGACGTCGACGCCCTGCTGCGCCGCTCGCACCTCCTGGTGCTCGCCTCCTACGCGGTCGAGTGCTTTCCTTACGCCGTGCTCGAGGCGATGGCGGCAGGTCGGGGCGTGGTCTCCACCGACGTCGGCGGCCTCCCCGAGCTGGTGGACGACGGCGTCACCGGACGCCTGGTCCCGCCGCACGACCCGCGCGCACTGGCCGCCGCGCTGGCCGACGGCCTCGACGAGCCCGCGCCGTGGGGTGCCGCGGGCTTCGAGCGCGTCCGGCGGGTCTTCCCGCTCGACGCGTGGGCCGAGCGGGTCGCCGACCTGCTCGACGAGGTCGCCGGGCCGCTGCCCGTCCCCGCCCCGACCGATCTGAGGAGCTCGTCGTCGTGA
- a CDS encoding glycosyltransferase codes for MRVLHVSQPVVAGVANVVAALAADQHERGHDVHVACPGGAGLAERVRAAGAVHHAWAAVRSPGPAVADETRRIARIIADVDPDVVVLHSAKAGLAGRLALRGARPTVYVPHAWSFEAVRGAVRTLSTAWEVLAGRWTDVAVCVSRDEADRGAAVGVGCAMEVVPNGVDTEKRVPRPSGPARAELGLPDAPTVVCVGRLAEQKGQDLLLAAWPAVRAAVPAARLVLVGDGPERPALEAAATPGVQFAGDRSDVDTWLAAADAVAMPSRWDSTPLASLEAMAAGRPVVAFDVDGVRATFGATGTVLPVGDVTGMADALVGLLRDPEGAAASGRAAREQIVAVGDLRTTLKTWDGIITGAAGPDRRPAPPLRVRPVERGLLRLLAAGALRDTDLAQADGPRAAALSVLGVPVQRPGVSPDVLARRPGAGTTGGPPVSVVMTILDEGPALAVLVDTLLGQLSDGDEIVVVDGGSTDGSLDALPRHPALRVETVPGAGISAGRNHGIRSARHDVLVCTDAGCTPAPGFVDGFRRAFAGPRPPALVSGVYEVLARTPLERAQSLACYPQPGEVRRPDLLVRLYTRVFGTGFDPRFAVGRCVAFTRAAWERAGGFPEHLATGEDVGFGLAVARDGECLTTTDAVVGWTQRDGLAATWRMYRGYGRASTDGGDRRLLVRDGARGLAYLVAPALLASPAGRRLVAAGGAAYLSLPVVRAVRAGAGPAAVALLPVALATKDLGKVAGALQGLARRWRR; via the coding sequence GTGCGGGTTCTGCATGTGAGCCAGCCGGTGGTGGCCGGAGTCGCGAACGTGGTGGCGGCGCTGGCCGCCGACCAGCACGAACGCGGCCACGACGTCCACGTGGCGTGCCCGGGGGGCGCCGGCCTCGCGGAGCGGGTCCGGGCGGCCGGGGCCGTGCACCACGCCTGGGCCGCGGTGCGCTCGCCGGGCCCCGCGGTGGCCGACGAGACCCGCCGGATCGCCCGGATCATCGCCGACGTCGACCCCGACGTGGTCGTGCTCCACTCGGCCAAGGCCGGGCTGGCCGGGCGGCTGGCGCTGCGCGGTGCGCGCCCGACCGTCTACGTGCCGCACGCCTGGTCGTTCGAGGCCGTGCGCGGCGCGGTGCGGACCCTGTCGACGGCCTGGGAGGTGCTGGCCGGGCGCTGGACCGACGTCGCGGTGTGCGTGAGCCGCGACGAGGCCGACCGCGGTGCCGCCGTCGGCGTCGGCTGCGCGATGGAGGTCGTGCCGAACGGGGTCGACACCGAGAAGCGGGTCCCCCGGCCCAGCGGGCCCGCGCGGGCCGAGCTCGGGCTGCCCGACGCCCCGACCGTGGTGTGCGTGGGCCGCCTCGCCGAGCAGAAGGGCCAGGACCTGCTGCTCGCCGCCTGGCCGGCCGTGCGCGCCGCGGTGCCGGCCGCGCGGCTCGTCCTCGTCGGCGACGGCCCGGAGCGCCCCGCCCTGGAGGCGGCGGCCACGCCGGGCGTGCAGTTCGCCGGGGACCGGTCCGACGTCGACACCTGGCTCGCCGCCGCCGACGCCGTCGCGATGCCCTCGCGCTGGGACTCCACCCCGCTCGCGTCGCTCGAGGCGATGGCCGCGGGCCGTCCCGTCGTCGCGTTCGACGTCGACGGCGTGCGCGCGACCTTCGGCGCGACCGGCACGGTCCTGCCCGTCGGCGACGTCACCGGCATGGCCGACGCGCTCGTCGGCCTGCTGCGGGACCCGGAGGGTGCCGCGGCGTCCGGCCGGGCCGCGCGCGAGCAGATCGTCGCCGTGGGCGACCTGCGCACCACCCTCAAGACCTGGGACGGGATCATCACGGGCGCGGCAGGCCCCGACCGCCGCCCGGCCCCGCCGTTGCGCGTCCGACCGGTCGAGCGTGGCCTGCTGCGCCTGCTCGCCGCAGGCGCGCTGCGCGACACCGACCTGGCGCAGGCCGACGGCCCGCGGGCCGCGGCGCTGTCCGTCCTCGGGGTCCCCGTGCAGCGCCCCGGCGTCTCCCCCGACGTCCTCGCCCGCCGCCCCGGCGCGGGCACCACCGGCGGCCCGCCGGTCAGCGTCGTCATGACCATCCTGGACGAGGGGCCCGCGCTCGCCGTCCTGGTCGACACCCTGCTCGGGCAGCTCTCCGACGGCGACGAGATCGTGGTCGTCGACGGCGGGTCCACCGACGGGAGCCTCGACGCGCTGCCCCGCCACCCCGCGCTGCGGGTGGAGACGGTGCCCGGCGCGGGCATCTCGGCCGGGCGCAACCACGGCATCCGCTCCGCCCGGCACGACGTGCTGGTCTGCACCGACGCAGGCTGCACGCCCGCACCCGGCTTCGTCGACGGCTTCCGCCGCGCGTTCGCCGGCCCGCGCCCGCCCGCGCTGGTGTCCGGGGTCTACGAGGTGCTCGCCCGCACCCCGCTGGAGCGGGCGCAGTCGCTGGCCTGCTACCCGCAGCCGGGCGAGGTCCGCCGGCCCGACCTGCTGGTGCGGCTCTACACCCGCGTCTTCGGCACCGGTTTCGACCCCCGCTTCGCCGTGGGCCGCTGCGTCGCCTTCACCCGGGCCGCCTGGGAACGGGCGGGCGGGTTCCCCGAGCACCTCGCGACCGGCGAGGACGTCGGCTTCGGGCTGGCGGTGGCGCGCGACGGCGAGTGCCTGACCACGACCGACGCGGTCGTCGGCTGGACCCAGCGCGACGGGCTGGCCGCGACCTGGCGGATGTACCGCGGCTACGGCCGGGCCAGCACCGACGGCGGTGACCGCCGCCTGCTGGTCCGCGACGGCGCACGCGGGCTCGCCTACCTCGTCGCCCCCGCGCTGCTGGCCTCCCCCGCGGGGCGCAGGCTGGTGGCCGCAGGCGGCGCCGCGTACCTGTCGCTGCCCGTGGTGCGCGCCGTGCGCGCCGGGGCCGGGCCCGCCGCGGTCGCGCTGCTGCCGGTCGCGCTGGCCACCAAGGACCTCGGCAAGGTCGCGGGGGCGCTGCAGGGCCTCGCGCGGCGGTGGCGCCGGTGA
- a CDS encoding glycosyltransferase 87 family protein, with amino-acid sequence MAIRLRNDPVAPAAPVRLAPVALAWTALAVVASGLVLLPYYGDQALYAVIGRDVVAGRVPYTGIWDIKQPGIFLWYGAVDAAFGPSTVVTRVLDVGVAVLTAVLVGRLLRGRVRPAVGRCIPVAGAAVLLLPVRALDLGQVEQLAVAPALAAVVLVVRGPSTARAVAAGLCIGVVAVLKLWVAAVPLVAVVVWLLATRRAAALPAVAAGAAVPVLAVTGWLAVDGALGEALHTWFVGPGQALAQEGARPVGRLVSGLGRYVLVTAPVLVLVALRLPAVRRDRDPLDLALLAWAGTGLLVVGGQLWWSYHWVLLTPALLALAARQLSEHRPRRPALTALALAAVPLLAVGVASPERPMALGNGWTAESRAAIADRLGSAPTARSELAAAGFAPGDGLYVLGDPTYQLVADAPVPVRLNGWTPELFTDAQWDELGVDLATARPTYVFLENIYAEMATTRGNTLLRMLDSQYEQVRTSDAGVWYRLTDQNEGD; translated from the coding sequence ATGGCGATCCGCCTGCGGAACGACCCGGTCGCGCCGGCGGCGCCGGTCCGCCTCGCCCCGGTCGCGCTGGCCTGGACCGCGCTCGCCGTCGTCGCGTCCGGGCTGGTCCTGCTGCCCTACTACGGCGACCAGGCCCTCTACGCGGTGATCGGGCGCGACGTCGTCGCCGGGCGGGTGCCCTACACCGGCATCTGGGACATCAAGCAGCCCGGCATCTTCCTCTGGTACGGCGCCGTCGACGCGGCGTTCGGGCCGTCGACCGTCGTGACCCGGGTCCTCGACGTCGGTGTCGCCGTCCTCACCGCCGTGCTGGTCGGCCGCCTGCTGCGCGGGCGGGTCCGGCCCGCGGTGGGCCGGTGCATCCCGGTCGCGGGCGCCGCCGTGCTGCTGCTCCCGGTGCGGGCGCTGGACCTCGGCCAGGTCGAGCAGCTCGCCGTCGCGCCCGCGCTGGCCGCCGTGGTGCTCGTCGTGCGCGGGCCGTCGACGGCCCGGGCGGTCGCGGCCGGGCTCTGCATCGGGGTCGTGGCGGTGCTGAAGCTGTGGGTGGCCGCCGTCCCGCTGGTCGCCGTCGTCGTCTGGCTGCTGGCCACCCGCCGGGCGGCCGCCCTCCCCGCCGTCGCGGCCGGGGCGGCGGTGCCGGTGCTGGCCGTCACCGGCTGGCTCGCCGTGGACGGGGCGCTCGGCGAGGCGCTGCACACGTGGTTCGTCGGCCCCGGCCAGGCGCTGGCCCAGGAGGGCGCCCGCCCGGTCGGACGGCTGGTCAGCGGGCTGGGGCGGTACGTGCTGGTCACCGCCCCCGTCCTGGTGCTGGTCGCGCTGCGGCTGCCCGCCGTGCGCCGCGACCGGGACCCGCTCGACCTGGCGCTGCTCGCCTGGGCCGGCACCGGCCTGCTCGTGGTCGGCGGGCAGCTGTGGTGGTCCTACCACTGGGTGCTGCTGACGCCCGCCCTGCTCGCGCTGGCCGCACGGCAGCTGTCCGAGCACCGCCCCCGGCGGCCGGCTCTCACCGCGCTCGCGCTCGCGGCCGTGCCGCTGCTCGCCGTCGGCGTCGCGTCTCCGGAACGGCCGATGGCCCTGGGCAACGGCTGGACCGCGGAGAGCCGGGCGGCGATCGCCGACCGGCTGGGGAGCGCGCCCACCGCCCGCTCCGAGCTGGCCGCGGCCGGGTTCGCCCCCGGGGACGGCCTCTACGTGCTGGGGGACCCGACCTACCAGCTCGTGGCGGACGCGCCCGTGCCGGTCCGGCTCAACGGCTGGACCCCCGAGCTCTTCACCGACGCCCAGTGGGACGAGCTCGGCGTCGACCTCGCGACCGCGCGCCCGACGTACGTGTTCCTGGAGAACATCTACGCCGAGATGGCCACCACCCGGGGTAACACGCTGCTCCGGATGCTCGATTCCCAGTACGAACAGGTACGCACCTCGGACGCCGGCGTCTGGTACCGCCTCACCGACCAGAACGAAGGGGACTGA